One window from the genome of Salisaeta longa DSM 21114 encodes:
- a CDS encoding GIY-YIG nuclease family protein, giving the protein MMAALLRNAPGTYVLWLHADSVRTVTVGARGPVTLQPGWYAYVGSARGPGGLRARVQRHARRQKNAHWHIDYLREALTLRTVWLAYDASSHECTWAAALRTHPVATSPRKGLGSSDCACPTHFIRWNAPMPSRTLLSDASAAASLTVHRWMPT; this is encoded by the coding sequence ATGATGGCTGCACTGCTACGCAACGCGCCGGGCACTTACGTGCTGTGGTTGCACGCCGACAGCGTCCGCACCGTAACGGTGGGCGCGCGGGGCCCGGTGACGCTACAACCGGGCTGGTACGCGTATGTGGGCAGTGCCCGCGGGCCGGGCGGTCTGCGGGCCCGAGTCCAGCGCCACGCGCGACGCCAAAAGAACGCGCACTGGCACATCGATTACCTGCGTGAAGCGCTGACCCTACGCACCGTCTGGCTGGCCTACGATGCCTCGTCGCACGAGTGCACCTGGGCAGCGGCGCTGCGCACCCACCCGGTGGCCACGAGTCCGCGCAAGGGCCTGGGCAGCTCCGATTGTGCCTGCCCGACACACTTCATCCGCTGGAATGCGCCGATGCCGTCGCGCACTCTACTCAGCGACGCATCTGCAGCCGCCTCCCTCACGGTGCACCGGTGGATGCCGACGTAG
- a CDS encoding 4a-hydroxytetrahydrobiopterin dehydratase, whose protein sequence is MPNATPLSDADLQDALAGLDGWSHTDDQLVKSFTFTDFRAAISFIVRLSFYAEELNHHPELTNVYNEVTVALTTHDAGNVVTDLDVQLAEAIEEFAWA, encoded by the coding sequence ATGCCAAACGCAACCCCCCTTTCCGACGCTGACCTGCAGGATGCGCTTGCAGGCCTCGACGGCTGGTCGCACACCGACGACCAGCTGGTCAAGTCGTTCACCTTTACGGATTTTCGTGCCGCCATCAGCTTCATCGTGCGGCTGAGCTTCTATGCCGAGGAGCTCAATCATCACCCCGAGCTGACCAACGTCTACAACGAAGTGACCGTGGCCCTCACGACGCACGATGCGGGCAACGTGGTGACCGACCTGGACGTGCAGCTCGCCGAAGCGATTGAAGAATTTGCCTGGGCCTGA
- a CDS encoding NADH-quinone oxidoreductase subunit J family protein, translating to MASPFLFFLLAALAIVASIGMLVARSPVSSALWLVLTMFSLSGIYLTLNATFIGVIQILVYAGAIMVLFLFVIMLLNLSALPQLGDLDGTKILGFILGVAILAQLLYVLALGFDLPIAPVTPAMAAEGGDAGTLGKALFTRYALHLEIAGILLLAATIGAVMLAQRRFQ from the coding sequence ATGGCCTCTCCATTCCTGTTTTTTCTGCTGGCCGCTCTTGCCATTGTGGCATCGATAGGGATGCTGGTTGCGCGCAGCCCCGTCAGCAGTGCGCTCTGGCTGGTCCTTACCATGTTCAGCCTCTCGGGCATCTACCTGACCCTGAATGCGACCTTCATCGGGGTCATCCAGATCTTGGTGTACGCCGGGGCCATCATGGTGCTGTTTCTGTTTGTGATCATGCTGCTGAACCTGTCGGCCCTTCCCCAACTGGGCGATCTCGACGGTACGAAGATCCTGGGCTTCATACTGGGTGTTGCCATCCTTGCGCAGCTGCTGTATGTGCTTGCGCTGGGGTTCGACCTTCCCATCGCACCGGTTACGCCAGCAATGGCAGCCGAGGGGGGCGACGCAGGCACCCTGGGCAAAGCGCTCTTTACGCGGTATGCCTTGCACCTTGAAATTGCCGGGATCCTGTTGCTTGCAGCAACCATCGGCGCGGTGATGCTCGCGCAACGCCGCTTTCAATAA
- the tesB gene encoding acyl-CoA thioesterase II, with the protein MGFSLEDLLALLDLERIEHNIFRGQSVDIGSGSVYGGQALAQSLVAARYTVGDDTRRAHSMHGYFILAGDVAAPIVYDVDRLRDGNSFATRRIVAIQHGRAIFNMAASFQSPEDGASHQTEMPDVPGPEGLTAELDLLRAIADRIPPKVRHFYTRERPIEVRPVDPVNPFDPAPTTPVSYRWLRTHGPMPDDPLLHQAVLAYASDYGLLGTALRPHGLSFVQPNLQLASLDHAIWFHRPFRTDEWLLYAMDSPAADQARGFTRGQIFAQDGTLVASVAQEGLMRVWEDT; encoded by the coding sequence ATGGGCTTTTCACTGGAGGACCTTCTGGCGCTGTTGGACTTGGAGCGCATCGAGCACAATATCTTTCGCGGGCAGAGCGTAGACATCGGGTCGGGCAGCGTGTACGGCGGACAGGCGCTGGCGCAGTCGCTGGTGGCTGCGCGCTACACGGTGGGCGACGACACCCGCCGCGCACACTCCATGCACGGCTACTTTATTCTCGCGGGCGACGTGGCCGCGCCCATCGTGTACGATGTAGACCGCCTGCGGGATGGCAACAGCTTTGCCACGCGTCGCATTGTTGCGATTCAGCACGGCCGCGCGATCTTCAATATGGCGGCTTCCTTTCAGAGTCCCGAGGACGGCGCGAGCCATCAGACCGAGATGCCCGATGTGCCGGGCCCCGAGGGACTGACGGCCGAGCTGGACCTGCTCCGCGCCATCGCCGACCGCATTCCGCCCAAGGTGCGCCACTTCTACACCCGCGAGCGGCCCATCGAGGTGCGGCCCGTTGACCCCGTCAACCCGTTCGACCCTGCGCCCACCACGCCCGTGAGCTATCGCTGGCTGCGCACCCACGGCCCCATGCCCGATGATCCGTTATTGCATCAAGCCGTACTGGCTTACGCATCGGACTACGGGCTGCTCGGCACAGCGCTGCGTCCGCACGGGCTCTCGTTCGTGCAGCCGAACCTGCAGCTTGCCTCGCTCGACCACGCGATCTGGTTTCATCGGCCGTTTCGTACCGACGAGTGGCTACTGTACGCCATGGACAGTCCGGCCGCCGACCAGGCCCGCGGCTTTACGCGGGGGCAGATCTTTGCCCAAGACGGCACGCTCGTGGCTTCGGTAGCGCAAGAAGGGCTGATGCGCGTGTGGGAGGACACCTGA
- a CDS encoding NADH-quinone oxidoreductase subunit N, producing MELSDAFSAMAADLPAISSILLVGVMGMAMVVLDAFRNDARSIPWLGVGTLTVAAVWEAFHFGAAPGTAFLGSVRTGGFAAFINTIVLGAGALSLLLVEPYLRRMRRNYGEVYALVMFAVVGMLLLGTANNLISIFVGLETMSVCLYVLTGLVREDEGAIESALKYFLLGAFSTGFFLYGMALIYGATGTMYLPEMTNALQAGGAPLLFWAGVALLFIGFMFKVSAAPFHMWTPDVYQGSPTPLTGFMSTAAKASAFASLILVLFYALPSERWSSVLAVVAVLTMVIGNVLALSQANVKRMLAYSSVAHAGYVLVGLSAGTAEGYGGAMFYLLVYTLMNIGAFGVMALLEWDGKEGREQTLDSLAGIGYKRPVLGVAMGVFMFSLTGFPPLGGFMGKVAVFGPAVDAGAIGLVVTALLMSALSAYYYLRVVYVFWMQAPESLAATQESADAQLPRVTPSALAVLSLCTVLLLVLGLFPGGLMETTTGFFEAAQAMATTMP from the coding sequence ATGGAACTCTCTGACGCTTTTTCTGCAATGGCCGCCGACTTGCCGGCGATTTCCTCGATCCTCCTGGTAGGGGTGATGGGCATGGCAATGGTGGTACTTGATGCGTTCCGCAACGACGCCCGCTCCATTCCGTGGCTGGGCGTGGGCACGCTCACGGTGGCGGCGGTGTGGGAAGCGTTTCACTTTGGCGCGGCCCCCGGGACGGCGTTCTTGGGGTCGGTGCGCACCGGCGGCTTTGCGGCGTTCATCAACACCATCGTACTGGGCGCGGGTGCGCTCAGCCTGTTGCTGGTCGAGCCGTACCTGCGCCGCATGCGCCGCAACTACGGCGAGGTGTACGCCCTCGTGATGTTTGCCGTGGTGGGCATGCTGCTGCTGGGAACGGCCAACAACCTGATTTCCATCTTTGTGGGCCTCGAAACGATGTCGGTGTGCCTGTACGTACTGACGGGCCTAGTGCGCGAGGACGAAGGCGCGATCGAAAGCGCCCTCAAGTACTTTCTGCTGGGGGCCTTCTCAACCGGCTTTTTCTTGTACGGCATGGCGCTCATCTACGGCGCCACCGGCACGATGTATCTCCCGGAGATGACCAACGCGCTGCAGGCCGGGGGCGCGCCGCTGCTTTTTTGGGCGGGCGTTGCGCTGCTCTTCATCGGGTTCATGTTTAAGGTGAGTGCAGCGCCGTTCCATATGTGGACGCCGGATGTGTATCAGGGGTCGCCGACGCCCCTAACGGGCTTTATGTCGACGGCAGCGAAGGCTTCGGCGTTTGCATCGCTGATTTTGGTGCTGTTCTACGCCCTGCCGTCTGAACGCTGGAGCAGCGTGCTGGCGGTGGTGGCTGTGCTCACGATGGTGATTGGCAACGTGCTGGCGCTTTCGCAGGCCAACGTGAAGCGCATGCTGGCGTACTCGTCGGTCGCCCACGCGGGCTACGTACTCGTGGGCCTAAGTGCCGGAACGGCTGAAGGATACGGCGGCGCGATGTTCTACCTGCTGGTGTACACCCTCATGAACATCGGCGCGTTTGGCGTGATGGCCCTGCTGGAATGGGATGGGAAGGAAGGCCGCGAGCAGACGCTCGATTCACTCGCGGGCATCGGATACAAGCGGCCCGTGCTGGGCGTGGCGATGGGCGTTTTCATGTTTAGCCTCACCGGCTTTCCGCCGTTAGGAGGCTTCATGGGGAAGGTGGCCGTGTTTGGCCCGGCCGTTGATGCGGGCGCCATCGGGTTGGTGGTTACGGCGCTTCTGATGAGTGCGTTGAGCGCCTACTATTACCTGCGCGTGGTGTACGTCTTTTGGATGCAGGCGCCGGAATCGCTCGCTGCAACGCAGGAATCCGCCGATGCACAGCTGCCGCGCGTAACGCCTAGCGCACTCGCGGTGTTGTCGCTCTGCACGGTGCTGCTGCTGGTACTGGGACTCTTTCCCGGGGGCCTCATGGAGACCACCACCGGGTTCTTTGAAGCGGCCCAAGCCATGGCCACCACAATGCCCTAA
- a CDS encoding complex I subunit 4 family protein → MNIPYLLSLVIFLPAVGALAVAAMRNARAIRWTALGTTSVTFVLSLGLWFGYDPAVATSHMPQLATHVAWLPAMFDISYFVGIDGLNILLILLTTLLGPIVVLSSWTYIGEKERGYYGLLLLLQTGITGVFASFDLLLFYVFFELTLIPMYFIIGVWGGEDRVYAAIKFVLYTLVGSLLMLAGILYLGYSAGEAINGGVFTTDWYKLLQYNVPLADQGWLFFLFALSFAIKVPLFPLHTWLPDAHVQAPTGGSVILAGVLLKMGTYGLVRFCLPFFPSAAFEAAMFIAVLAVIGIVYGALVARVQPDAKKLVAYSSVAHLGFVVLGIFAFTTEAMQGAVIQMVNHGISTGALFLLVGMLYERRHTRLMEEYGGLATSVPILTTLMIFSVLASAGLPGLNGFVGEFMILLGAFKSQVIGDPVLIGVATTGVILAAVYLLHMVYKTFFGELTNEANRTMDDVNGREFGLMAPLVVLMLVMGFYPQPFLARTAPTTDFLLDVVHEKQELAETDNARPEAPKAVQTAPPHAQRLPLDARVSSLSVRTP, encoded by the coding sequence ATGAACATCCCGTACCTGCTTTCGCTGGTCATCTTTCTTCCGGCCGTTGGTGCCCTCGCCGTGGCGGCGATGCGCAATGCGCGGGCGATCCGGTGGACGGCCCTGGGCACGACGAGCGTCACGTTTGTCTTGTCGCTGGGGCTGTGGTTTGGGTACGACCCGGCCGTGGCTACGTCGCACATGCCGCAACTGGCCACCCACGTGGCGTGGCTGCCGGCCATGTTCGACATCTCCTACTTTGTGGGCATCGATGGGCTGAACATTCTCCTCATTCTGCTTACAACGCTGCTGGGCCCCATCGTTGTGCTCTCGTCGTGGACGTACATCGGCGAGAAGGAGCGCGGATACTACGGGCTGTTGCTGCTTCTGCAAACGGGCATTACGGGCGTGTTTGCGTCGTTCGACCTGCTGCTGTTCTACGTCTTCTTTGAGCTTACGCTCATCCCGATGTACTTCATCATCGGCGTGTGGGGCGGCGAAGACCGCGTGTATGCGGCGATCAAGTTTGTGCTGTACACGCTCGTGGGCTCGCTCCTGATGCTGGCGGGCATTCTCTACCTGGGCTACAGCGCGGGCGAAGCCATTAACGGCGGGGTGTTTACAACCGACTGGTACAAGCTGCTGCAGTACAATGTGCCGCTGGCGGATCAGGGGTGGCTGTTCTTCTTGTTTGCGCTGTCGTTTGCCATTAAGGTGCCGCTCTTTCCGCTGCATACCTGGCTGCCGGATGCGCACGTGCAGGCTCCTACCGGCGGGTCGGTCATTCTGGCGGGCGTGCTGCTGAAGATGGGGACTTATGGCCTCGTGCGGTTCTGCTTGCCGTTCTTTCCGAGTGCGGCCTTCGAGGCGGCGATGTTCATCGCGGTGCTTGCTGTCATTGGCATTGTGTACGGTGCCCTCGTGGCCCGCGTGCAGCCCGATGCGAAAAAGCTGGTCGCCTACTCCTCGGTGGCCCACCTGGGCTTTGTAGTGCTGGGCATCTTCGCGTTTACCACCGAAGCGATGCAAGGCGCCGTCATCCAGATGGTGAACCACGGCATCTCCACCGGCGCCCTCTTTTTGCTCGTGGGCATGCTGTATGAACGCCGCCACACGCGCCTGATGGAAGAGTATGGCGGATTGGCGACGTCCGTGCCCATTCTCACGACACTCATGATTTTCTCGGTGCTGGCGTCGGCTGGCTTGCCCGGCCTCAACGGCTTCGTGGGCGAGTTCATGATTCTGCTGGGGGCGTTTAAGAGCCAGGTGATTGGCGATCCGGTGCTCATCGGCGTGGCCACCACCGGCGTCATCCTCGCGGCGGTGTACCTGCTGCACATGGTGTACAAAACCTTCTTTGGTGAACTGACCAACGAAGCGAATCGCACGATGGACGACGTGAACGGCCGCGAGTTTGGCCTGATGGCCCCGCTCGTGGTGCTCATGCTCGTGATGGGCTTCTACCCGCAACCGTTTCTCGCGCGCACTGCGCCCACCACCGACTTTCTGCTCGATGTGGTACACGAGAAACAAGAGCTTGCGGAGACGGATAACGCCCGCCCCGAGGCGCCGAAGGCCGTGCAGACTGCACCGCCGCACGCCCAGCGCCTGCCGCTCGACGCCCGCGTTTCTTCGCTCAGCGTTCGCACCCCGTAG
- the nuoK gene encoding NADH-quinone oxidoreductase subunit NuoK, protein MEVALNWYLALGALLFTIGTLGVLFKRNAIVLLMSIELMLNAVNLTLVAFSQFMGDADGQILVLFSIAVAAAEAAVGLAIVIAIFRGKSTVDITEINLFKH, encoded by the coding sequence ATGGAAGTCGCCCTGAACTGGTACCTTGCGCTCGGCGCCCTGCTGTTCACGATTGGCACCCTTGGCGTCCTGTTTAAGCGCAACGCCATCGTTCTGCTCATGTCCATCGAACTCATGCTGAATGCCGTCAACCTGACGCTGGTGGCCTTTAGCCAATTTATGGGCGACGCCGACGGCCAAATACTGGTCCTCTTTTCGATTGCGGTGGCTGCAGCCGAGGCGGCCGTTGGATTAGCGATTGTCATTGCCATCTTTCGTGGGAAGTCGACGGTCGACATTACCGAGATCAACCTGTTCAAGCATTGA
- the nuoL gene encoding NADH-quinone oxidoreductase subunit L, giving the protein MKTDLIVRLILLLPLLGALVNGLVPLFLPRFRRKEGLIGAIGTAVVAIPFALAVYLFATYGGDPVVANYFTWLQAGDLSVDFAYRVDELSLIMLLVVTGVGSLIHVYSTGYMHGDPGYWRFFAYLNLFIFAMLNLILANNLLVLFLGWEGVGLCSYLLIGFWYTDLKNSAAANKAFIVNRVGDFAFLMAMFLIFQQVGSLSFDVLLDLGQPGGSVSMSSTALLWAVGLLFIGATGKSAQIPLFVWLPDAMAGPTPVSALIHAATMVTSGLYLLARLSPLVLGAPEIMVAIGVIGALTSFMAATIAIAQNDIKKVLAYSTVSQLGYMFMAAGVGAFFVSIFHVVTHAFFKACLFLGSGSVIHAMEHVEHDLEDKGHDMSDFDPQDMRTMGGLKQYMPSTSKTYLLATMAISGIPLFAGFFSKDEILFKAFAYGYDGHPYAWMVWGLGIVTAALTAFYMTRSYILTFEGTPRWPEADTVHAHESASSMTIPLWILGGLSVVGGFIGLPAVIAHGKWNWIHHYLGMEYGGPVAEAAMNAHVPLALEWGLIALSALIAVGTVAFAWRAYKAHGVAYDETLKQRLGGLYRVFRGKYYWDEFYDRTVVGPLIHRGARKVLAPFDARIVDGIVNGLAILSQYISRLLGKLQTGVVQTYALAFVVGVTLVVYLMIFG; this is encoded by the coding sequence ATGAAAACCGACCTGATCGTTCGCCTCATTCTGCTCCTGCCCTTGCTCGGGGCCCTCGTCAACGGGCTTGTGCCGCTCTTTCTGCCGCGTTTTCGGCGCAAAGAGGGCCTGATCGGCGCCATTGGCACAGCAGTCGTCGCGATTCCTTTTGCGCTGGCGGTGTACCTGTTTGCAACGTACGGCGGCGATCCGGTGGTGGCAAACTACTTTACGTGGCTGCAGGCCGGCGACCTGTCGGTCGACTTTGCGTATCGGGTCGATGAACTCTCGCTGATCATGCTGCTGGTGGTCACCGGCGTGGGGAGCCTGATCCACGTCTACTCCACCGGCTACATGCACGGCGATCCGGGGTACTGGCGCTTCTTCGCCTACCTCAACCTGTTCATCTTTGCGATGCTGAACCTCATCCTGGCCAACAACCTGTTGGTGCTGTTTCTGGGATGGGAAGGCGTGGGACTGTGCTCGTATCTGCTCATTGGCTTCTGGTACACCGATCTCAAGAACAGCGCCGCGGCCAACAAGGCGTTCATCGTGAACCGCGTGGGCGACTTTGCCTTCCTGATGGCCATGTTCTTGATCTTTCAGCAGGTGGGCAGCCTCAGCTTCGATGTGCTGCTCGACCTGGGGCAGCCCGGCGGCAGCGTGTCGATGTCGAGTACGGCGCTGCTGTGGGCGGTGGGCTTGCTATTCATTGGGGCGACGGGCAAAAGCGCCCAAATTCCGCTCTTTGTGTGGCTGCCCGATGCCATGGCCGGCCCCACCCCGGTGTCCGCGCTGATCCACGCGGCGACGATGGTGACCAGCGGCTTGTACCTGCTCGCCCGCCTCTCGCCCCTCGTGCTCGGCGCGCCCGAGATTATGGTGGCCATTGGCGTCATCGGGGCGCTCACCTCGTTTATGGCTGCAACGATTGCCATCGCCCAAAACGACATCAAGAAGGTACTGGCATACTCCACCGTCTCGCAGCTTGGCTACATGTTTATGGCGGCCGGCGTGGGGGCCTTCTTCGTGAGCATCTTCCATGTGGTGACGCACGCATTCTTTAAGGCCTGCCTCTTCTTGGGGTCGGGCAGCGTGATCCATGCGATGGAGCATGTGGAGCACGACCTGGAAGACAAAGGCCACGACATGTCCGATTTCGATCCGCAGGATATGCGCACGATGGGCGGCCTGAAGCAGTACATGCCCTCGACGAGCAAGACGTATCTGCTGGCCACCATGGCTATCTCGGGCATTCCGCTGTTCGCCGGCTTCTTCTCGAAGGACGAGATTCTGTTTAAGGCGTTTGCATATGGCTACGACGGCCATCCCTATGCCTGGATGGTGTGGGGGCTGGGCATCGTGACCGCGGCGCTGACGGCGTTCTACATGACGCGCTCGTACATCCTAACGTTTGAGGGCACGCCCCGCTGGCCCGAGGCCGATACGGTGCACGCCCACGAGTCGGCCTCGTCGATGACTATTCCGCTCTGGATATTGGGCGGGCTGTCGGTGGTGGGTGGCTTTATTGGGCTGCCGGCCGTCATTGCGCACGGCAAGTGGAACTGGATTCACCACTACCTAGGGATGGAGTACGGCGGGCCGGTCGCGGAGGCGGCGATGAATGCCCACGTGCCGCTGGCGCTGGAATGGGGGCTGATTGCGCTTAGCGCACTCATTGCCGTAGGCACCGTGGCATTTGCCTGGCGGGCCTACAAGGCACACGGCGTGGCGTACGACGAGACGCTGAAGCAACGCCTGGGCGGCCTCTACCGGGTCTTCCGCGGAAAGTACTACTGGGACGAGTTCTACGACCGCACGGTCGTGGGGCCGCTCATCCACCGCGGCGCGCGCAAGGTGCTGGCGCCGTTTGACGCTCGCATCGTGGATGGCATCGTCAATGGCCTTGCCATCCTGTCGCAATACATCAGCCGCCTGCTGGGCAAGCTGCAAACCGGCGTGGTGCAGACGTACGCGCTTGCGTTTGTGGTGGGCGTCACGCTCGTGGTGTATCTCATGATCTTCGGATAA
- a CDS encoding rhodanese-like domain-containing protein — MTFRGWATTMACGALLWVGCSDELSWKAVHAMIDATYGAVPTLTTDALAQRLADTTRAAPVLLDARTPEEFAVSHLPGARRIDPGATNYKALQDTLARDTPVVVYCSVGYRSAGVVQQLRQQGFTNVYNLRGSIFQWANEGRPVYRRGRRVQAVHPYDATWGRLLADSLRAYTVE, encoded by the coding sequence ATGACCTTTCGCGGATGGGCGACCACCATGGCCTGCGGTGCCTTGCTGTGGGTTGGGTGCTCGGATGAACTAAGCTGGAAAGCCGTGCACGCCATGATTGACGCCACGTACGGCGCGGTGCCGACGCTGACGACCGACGCGCTCGCCCAGCGGCTCGCCGACACCACCCGGGCGGCGCCGGTGCTGCTGGATGCCCGCACGCCCGAGGAGTTTGCCGTGAGCCATCTGCCGGGCGCCCGGCGCATCGACCCAGGGGCGACAAACTATAAGGCTCTCCAAGACACCCTGGCGCGCGATACGCCGGTGGTGGTTTACTGCTCGGTGGGCTACCGGTCGGCCGGCGTGGTGCAGCAGCTGCGGCAACAGGGCTTTACCAACGTCTACAATCTGCGGGGCTCTATCTTTCAATGGGCCAACGAAGGACGCCCTGTGTATCGCCGCGGGCGCCGGGTGCAGGCGGTGCACCCGTACGACGCTACGTGGGGGCGGCTTCTTGCGGACTCATTGCGGGCCTACACCGTCGAGTGA
- a CDS encoding DinB family protein — protein MALPEPLASYSTQLRSLNDEVQALLERTPADALNAKPGRGEWSAAQCIDHLDEAGRLLLPRLEAAIETAKASGPFADPPFQYGFVSRLMVRLLRPESRWKFPAPEGYRPEPISNCAPSRLATDFADMQERFVACCAAAEGLDLRSIRVTSPVVPFLRISLGAWFEATIQHERRHLKQARQTLAVVRG, from the coding sequence ATGGCGCTACCCGAACCGCTTGCGTCCTACAGCACGCAGCTCCGCTCCTTGAACGACGAGGTGCAGGCCCTCCTCGAACGCACGCCCGCCGATGCCCTGAATGCCAAACCCGGCCGCGGGGAGTGGTCGGCGGCCCAGTGCATCGATCACCTGGACGAGGCCGGACGGCTACTGCTTCCGCGCCTGGAAGCGGCCATCGAAACGGCGAAAGCGTCCGGCCCCTTTGCCGATCCGCCGTTTCAATACGGCTTTGTGAGCCGCCTGATGGTGCGCCTGTTGCGCCCCGAGAGCCGGTGGAAGTTTCCCGCGCCGGAAGGCTACCGCCCGGAGCCCATTAGCAACTGTGCGCCGTCGCGGCTTGCAACGGACTTTGCGGACATGCAGGAGCGCTTTGTGGCGTGCTGCGCGGCGGCGGAGGGTCTGGATTTGCGTAGCATTCGGGTTACGTCGCCGGTGGTGCCCTTCCTACGCATTAGCCTGGGGGCCTGGTTTGAAGCGACGATTCAGCACGAGCGGCGGCATCTGAAGCAAGCCCGGCAAACGCTCGCAGTGGTCCGGGGATGA
- a CDS encoding DsbA family protein encodes MHRLFRCTRLVACVVVALLFMSVGCTPSDAQQSSDDALSTERIVENLKLEIPQLRAANPTLRDVRASTVKGFKRATLQVGQRQLPVLISSDGTQLLLLASEPLDVSRTIQEIDAQQSAQKAERMKRLANVMAGMPARGPSDAPVTVVEFSEFQCPYCQRAQSSIDRLLKAYPDKVRLVYLHFPLPMHGWAEPAAIASQCAARQSEAAFWTLHDALFTHQGSITKQNLTEKAATYLQGTSIDMQQWRTCATDPSSAAHKEAQRTVRATHSTGRALGVQGTPAFFINGTMVEGAQPFSVLKQHVEEALKESSDS; translated from the coding sequence ATGCATCGCCTGTTTCGCTGCACGCGCCTCGTGGCCTGTGTCGTCGTTGCCCTTCTCTTCATGTCGGTGGGATGCACCCCGTCCGACGCCCAGCAATCGTCCGACGATGCCCTCTCAACGGAGCGGATCGTTGAAAACCTGAAGCTCGAAATTCCGCAGTTACGCGCGGCCAACCCCACCCTTCGCGACGTGCGCGCCAGCACCGTGAAGGGCTTTAAGCGCGCCACGCTGCAGGTGGGCCAGCGGCAGCTGCCCGTCCTCATTAGCAGCGACGGTACGCAACTGCTCCTCTTGGCCAGCGAGCCGCTCGATGTGAGCCGCACGATTCAGGAAATCGACGCGCAGCAGTCGGCGCAAAAAGCCGAGCGCATGAAGCGGCTTGCCAACGTGATGGCCGGCATGCCCGCCCGCGGCCCGTCCGATGCCCCGGTGACGGTGGTGGAGTTCTCCGAGTTTCAATGCCCGTACTGCCAGCGCGCCCAGTCGTCGATCGATCGCCTCCTGAAGGCCTATCCCGACAAGGTACGGCTGGTGTACCTGCACTTTCCGTTGCCGATGCATGGGTGGGCCGAGCCCGCAGCGATCGCATCGCAGTGCGCGGCGCGCCAAAGCGAAGCGGCGTTCTGGACGCTCCACGACGCGCTGTTTACCCATCAGGGCAGCATCACAAAGCAAAACCTGACCGAGAAGGCAGCTACGTATCTGCAAGGGACGAGCATCGACATGCAACAGTGGCGCACCTGCGCGACCGATCCGTCGTCGGCAGCCCACAAGGAAGCGCAGCGCACCGTGCGCGCCACACACAGCACGGGCCGCGCGCTGGGCGTTCAAGGGACGCCGGCGTTCTTCATCAACGGTACGATGGTCGAGGGCGCGCAGCCGTTTTCCGTGCTGAAGCAGCACGTGGAGGAAGCCCTGAAGGAATCGTCCGATTCGTAG
- a CDS encoding GntR family transcriptional regulator yields MELESGRPRHEQISDWLRARITDETYGVDEQLPSEKALGEMFGVSRVTVRRALQTLEHEGLIYRQQGLGSFVQERRPPQGLVRLTDFAQDMAQAGLEARSVVKHQAPEPVPAAVARRLDVAPDTTVIRLDRLRLGDEQPIAFDRTWLPPFYAQLLEGHDLARETIYGILEGSYDIPVLRGRYRIGAAHADDEAAAALDVPSGQAVLQIDRCSFTTADKPIYFQTRYYRSDRVAYIVELERTASEAYDAGMPLRDFEPVFQSDTSDA; encoded by the coding sequence ATGGAACTTGAATCGGGCCGCCCGCGCCACGAACAAATCAGCGATTGGCTCCGCGCGCGCATCACAGATGAAACGTACGGCGTCGATGAGCAGCTTCCTTCGGAGAAAGCGCTCGGCGAGATGTTCGGTGTAAGCCGCGTGACGGTGCGCCGCGCGCTGCAAACCCTTGAGCACGAAGGACTCATCTACCGCCAGCAGGGCCTCGGCTCGTTCGTCCAAGAGCGCCGTCCGCCGCAGGGGTTGGTGCGCCTCACCGACTTCGCGCAAGACATGGCGCAGGCGGGACTGGAGGCTCGTTCGGTCGTCAAGCATCAGGCCCCCGAACCGGTGCCCGCAGCCGTGGCACGGCGCCTCGATGTAGCGCCCGATACGACCGTCATTCGGCTCGACCGCCTGCGCCTGGGCGACGAACAACCCATTGCCTTCGACCGGACGTGGCTGCCGCCGTTCTATGCGCAGCTGCTGGAAGGGCACGACCTGGCGCGCGAGACGATCTACGGCATCCTGGAAGGATCGTACGACATCCCGGTGCTGCGCGGCCGCTATCGCATTGGCGCGGCCCACGCGGATGACGAGGCTGCGGCGGCCCTCGATGTACCGTCTGGGCAGGCCGTGCTCCAAATTGATCGCTGCTCGTTCACAACAGCCGACAAGCCGATCTACTTTCAAACGCGCTACTACCGCAGCGATCGCGTGGCCTACATCGTGGAACTGGAGCGCACGGCCTCGGAGGCCTACGATGCGGGCATGCCCCTCCGCGACTTCGAACCTGTCTTCCAGTCCGACACGAGCGACGCATGA